Sequence from the Argentina anserina chromosome 7, drPotAnse1.1, whole genome shotgun sequence genome:
TCGCCGATTTCGGCGACGGCAGGCGGCAACGGCGGGGTAGACCACGACAACTGCACCCCACCTCCCGGCGGTCCCGTTTGTGCtggccggagctccatcggcgactCACGGCGGCTGAAATCGTGAAATCGCCGGAATTTGCCCAGCAATTTGATTTTTGCAGATTCTAATCGTCGTGTGttgccgatggagctccggctggcacagacgggatcgccgggaggtgggtagtgtGGCTGTGCTGGTCCGCCACGCTGTTGCGGCCTGCCGTCGTCGGAATCAGGACGTCCACACGGTGCGGACGTCTACACCTGAAacgccatatatatatactaactTGAACCCAACTTTGGCGCCATTACACATCCAGAAAGAAAGGCTTGTGCAATGGCCAGAGCCCATTGCTGGTCTTCTCCAAACCTTCAAAGCTTCGACCGATTTCTCATCTCACCCATTTTCTCCCAACTCTCTCCTTCATTTCTGCTCCATCTCATGCTCATCTTCTAATCGAACTAAAATCACCCACCCAACTACTCCACACCTTCCAATGGGCCTCTAAACTCCCCAGCTTCACCCACTCCCCGTCCACTTACAGAGTTCTCATCCACCAGCTATGCACCTTTCGCCTCTTCGACACTGCCTACCAAGTGCTCGGCGAAATGCCCCATTCAATTGGTCTCCCCCCGGACGAACACATGTTCGTCACACTCATTCATGGCCTCGGCCGGGCCCATTTGGTGAAGAAAGTTGTCAATGTACGACTTGGTTGCGAGGTGCAACCAGAAACCTTCTCTCAAGATATTCAATTCGATACTCGACGTGCTTGTGAAGGAAGATATAGACATAGTTAGGGAGTTTTATAGAAAGAAGATGATGGGGAGTGGCGTCAAGGGTGATGACTATACTTTTGGTATCTTGATGACGGGTCTTTGTTTGACGAATCAGATTggtgaaagtttcaagctTTTGCAGGCTATTAAGTCGAAGGGCGTTGCCCTGAATACTGTGGTATATAACACATTGCTGCATGCACTTTGAAAGAATGGGAAAGTCGGGAGGGCCAGAAGCTTTGATGAGTGagatggaagaccctaatgatgtgacttttaatattttgatatCTGGTTACTGCGGAGAAGAGAATTTAGTGCGGCACATGTAATGCTAGAAAAATGTTTTGGTCTTGGGTATGTGCCCCATGTTGTCACGATAACAAAGGTGTTGGAAATTCTATGCAATGATGGTCGGGTGATGGAAGCTGTTAAAGTTATAGAGAGAGTTGAGAGCAATGGAGGGTGGGTTGATGTTGTGGCATATAATACCTTGACTAAGGGTTTCTATCAATTGAGGAAAGCAAAAATTGGTCTTCACATTTTGAAGGAGATGGAGAGAAAGGGATGTCTTCCAAATGTTGAGACCTACAATATCTTGATATCGGGTTTCTGTGAGTCTGGGATGTCGGACGAAGCTCTTGATCTATCGGACGAAGCTCTTGGTCTGTTTAATGATATGAAAATAAATGGAATCAGTTGGAATTTTGCTACATATGATACGTTAATAAGAGGCTTATGTTCAGGAGGAAGA
This genomic interval carries:
- the LOC126802644 gene encoding LOW QUALITY PROTEIN: pentatricopeptide repeat-containing protein At2g17525, mitochondrial-like (The sequence of the model RefSeq protein was modified relative to this genomic sequence to represent the inferred CDS: inserted 3 bases in 2 codons; deleted 1 base in 1 codon; substituted 1 base at 1 genomic stop codon), giving the protein MPHSIGLPPDEHMFVTLIHGLGRAHLVKKVVNVXDLVARCNQKPSLKIFNSILDVLVKEDIDIVREFYRKKMMGSGVKGDDYTFGILMTGLCLTNQIGESFKLLQAIKSKGVALNTVVYNTLLHALXKNGKVGRARSLMSEMEDPNDVTFNILISGYCGEENLVRHMXMLEKCFGLGYVPHVVTITKVLEILCNDGRVMEAVKVIERVESNGGWVDVVAYNTLTKGFYQLRKAKIGLHILKEMERKGCLPNVETYNILISGFCESGMSDEALDLSDEALGLFNDMKINGISWNFATYDTLIRGLCSGGRIEDGLKNLELMNESKFFYIHLFCRISSRA